A region from the Streptosporangium sp. NBC_01756 genome encodes:
- a CDS encoding NADH-quinone oxidoreductase subunit D, translating into MTDRRATGAPREISVGLGAGADAVHATSGKELATEDMVLNIGPQHPSTHGVLRLRLTLDGERISAAEPIVGYMHRGAEKLFEVRDYRQIIVLANRHDWLSAFANELGVVLAVERMLGMEVPVRAVWMRTLMAELNRVLSHLMFLGSYPLELGALTPVFYAFRERETLQAVMEEISGGRMHYMFNRVGGLKEDVPEGWTHRASRAVADVRRRLPDIENLIAGNEIFLARTLGVGVLDRETIMQYGVSGPIARASGVDMDLRRDEPYLAYGELPVRVVTRSAGDCHARFEVLLEQVKVSLDLADACLERLGGLPQGPINQRLPKVLKVPEGHTYAWTENPLGINGYYLVSRGEKTPWRLKLRSASYNNVQVLREMLPGNLLADMVAILGSMFFVVGDIDK; encoded by the coding sequence ATGACTGACCGTCGTGCCACGGGCGCGCCCCGGGAGATCAGCGTGGGCCTCGGCGCCGGGGCGGACGCCGTGCACGCCACGTCCGGCAAGGAGCTGGCGACCGAGGACATGGTCCTCAACATCGGGCCGCAGCACCCGTCCACACACGGGGTGCTGCGGTTGCGCCTCACCCTGGACGGGGAACGGATCAGCGCGGCCGAACCGATCGTGGGCTACATGCACCGCGGTGCGGAGAAGCTCTTCGAGGTGCGCGACTACCGGCAGATCATCGTGCTGGCCAACCGGCACGACTGGCTGTCGGCGTTCGCCAACGAGCTGGGGGTCGTGCTCGCGGTGGAGCGGATGCTCGGCATGGAGGTGCCGGTCCGGGCCGTCTGGATGCGCACGCTCATGGCCGAGCTCAACCGGGTGCTCAGCCACCTGATGTTCCTCGGCTCCTACCCGCTGGAGCTCGGCGCGCTCACCCCGGTCTTCTACGCGTTCCGGGAGCGCGAGACCCTCCAGGCCGTGATGGAGGAGATCTCCGGCGGGCGGATGCACTACATGTTCAACCGGGTCGGCGGCCTCAAGGAGGACGTGCCCGAGGGGTGGACGCACCGCGCCTCGCGCGCCGTCGCGGACGTGCGGCGGCGGCTGCCCGACATCGAGAACCTGATCGCCGGGAACGAGATCTTCCTGGCCCGCACGCTCGGGGTGGGCGTGCTGGACCGCGAGACGATCATGCAGTACGGCGTGAGCGGCCCGATCGCCCGTGCCTCCGGGGTGGACATGGACCTGCGCAGGGACGAGCCCTACCTCGCCTACGGCGAACTGCCGGTCCGGGTCGTCACCCGGTCGGCCGGAGACTGCCACGCCCGGTTCGAGGTGCTGCTGGAGCAGGTGAAGGTCTCCCTGGACCTGGCCGACGCCTGCCTGGAACGGCTCGGGGGGCTACCGCAGGGGCCGATCAACCAGCGCCTGCCCAAGGTGCTCAAGGTCCCCGAGGGACACACCTACGCCTGGACCGAGAACCCGCTCGGCATCAACGGCTACTACCTGGTCTCCCGCGGCGAGAAGACCCCCTGGCGGCTGAAGCTCCGCTCGGCCTCCTACAACAACGTCCAGGTGCTGCGCGAGATGCTCCCGGGCAACCTGCTGGCCGACATGGTCGCCATCCTGGGATCGATGTTCTTCGTCGTGGGTGACATCGACAAGTAG
- a CDS encoding cytochrome P450: MLFDPWNPEFVAHPYDVYDELRRERPVSFFEPTGQWLVARHADVNALLRDRRLGRSYLHVATHAEFGRPDDPEFQDPFWRVIRAGMLDVEPPVHTRLRRLVSKAFTPRMVEALRPKVARMAGELVEAFVERGGGDVIAEVAEPLPVTVIAEMLGVPEADRHLLRPWSADICGMYELSPSIEAQHTAVRAAGEFSDYLVGLARARRADPGDDLISALALVADEGDRLTEEELVGTCVLLLNAGHEATVNVTGNGWWSLFRNPAELARLRADHGLLPTAIEELMRWDTPLQMFERWVLEDITVGGVDIPRGTEVALLFGSANRDPEVFADPDRLDVGRADNPHISFGAGIHFCLGAPLARIELAESFGALLRRAPKLELAAEPIWGPGYVIRGLTSLEVRI, translated from the coding sequence GTGCTCTTTGATCCCTGGAATCCGGAATTCGTCGCCCATCCCTACGACGTCTACGACGAGCTGAGGCGGGAGCGGCCGGTCAGCTTCTTCGAGCCGACCGGCCAGTGGCTGGTCGCCCGGCACGCCGACGTCAACGCGCTGCTGCGCGACCGCAGGCTCGGCCGCTCCTACCTGCACGTCGCCACCCACGCCGAGTTCGGCAGGCCGGACGACCCCGAGTTCCAGGACCCCTTCTGGCGGGTGATCCGGGCCGGGATGCTGGACGTCGAACCACCGGTCCACACCCGGCTGCGGCGGCTGGTCTCCAAGGCGTTCACCCCGCGCATGGTCGAGGCGCTCCGGCCCAAGGTCGCCCGGATGGCCGGGGAGCTGGTGGAGGCGTTCGTCGAGCGCGGCGGCGGAGACGTGATCGCCGAGGTCGCCGAGCCGCTGCCGGTCACCGTGATCGCCGAGATGCTCGGCGTGCCCGAGGCCGACCGGCACCTGCTGCGGCCCTGGTCGGCCGACATCTGCGGGATGTACGAGCTCAGCCCGTCGATCGAGGCCCAGCACACCGCGGTGCGCGCCGCCGGAGAGTTCTCCGACTACCTCGTCGGGCTGGCCCGCGCCCGCCGGGCCGACCCCGGCGACGACCTGATCAGCGCGCTGGCCCTGGTGGCCGACGAGGGCGACCGGCTCACCGAGGAGGAGCTGGTCGGCACCTGTGTGCTGCTGCTCAACGCCGGGCACGAGGCCACCGTCAACGTCACCGGCAACGGCTGGTGGTCGCTGTTCCGCAACCCGGCCGAGCTGGCACGGCTCCGCGCCGACCACGGCCTGCTGCCCACCGCGATCGAGGAGCTGATGCGCTGGGACACCCCGCTGCAGATGTTCGAGCGCTGGGTGCTGGAGGACATCACCGTGGGCGGGGTGGACATCCCGCGCGGTACGGAGGTGGCGCTGCTGTTCGGTTCGGCCAACCGCGACCCCGAGGTGTTCGCCGACCCCGACCGCCTCGATGTCGGCCGGGCCGACAACCCGCACATCTCCTTCGGCGCCGGCATCCACTTCTGCCTGGGCGCCCCGCTGGCCAGGATCGAGCTGGCCGAGTCGTTCGGCGCGCTGCTGCGCAGGGCCCCGAAGCTGGAGCTCGCCGCCGAGCCGATCTGGGGGCCGGGCTACGTCATCCGGGGGCTCACCTCCCTTGAGGTGCGGATCTGA
- a CDS encoding DUF3180 domain-containing protein, whose translation MKPTRPGVLVGLVVVFAVVTWALLRPLYSSLPTMPWTATPTVLLLAIGEIYTGWMTKARIERRGDTKPVEPLAVARLAALAKASAYGGAIFGGLFAGFALYTADMLEQSIPQRDFFSTGGSFLGCVVLICAALYLEHCCRVPKDPEEDRQVPGAM comes from the coding sequence GTGAAGCCCACCCGTCCCGGCGTGCTCGTCGGTCTTGTCGTCGTGTTCGCGGTCGTCACCTGGGCTCTGCTGAGGCCCCTCTACTCATCCCTGCCGACCATGCCGTGGACCGCGACTCCCACGGTGCTGCTGCTGGCGATCGGTGAGATCTACACCGGCTGGATGACGAAGGCCAGGATCGAGCGCAGGGGTGACACCAAGCCCGTCGAGCCGCTGGCCGTGGCGCGGCTGGCCGCCCTCGCCAAGGCCTCCGCGTACGGCGGGGCGATCTTCGGCGGCCTCTTCGCCGGATTCGCCCTCTACACCGCCGACATGCTGGAGCAGAGCATCCCCCAGCGCGACTTCTTCAGCACCGGAGGCTCGTTCCTCGGCTGTGTGGTGCTGATCTGCGCCGCCCTCTACCTGGAGCACTGCTGCAGGGTGCCGAAGGACCCCGAAGAGGATCGCCAGGTCCCTGGCGCGATGTGA
- a CDS encoding aminotransferase class V-fold PLP-dependent enzyme, whose amino-acid sequence MSALTIFTSATAVETAETAVPATRVSDDRRIPAVLGSDLEVPVKGGRLVRYANLDYAASAPCLEPVSAAVAAALPAYSSVHRGAGYASQLTTARYEQARHTVRAFAGARPDDAVIFTRNTTDATNLLARSLPAGTTTVVFDTEHHASLLPWADAVRLAPPAFPGEAVRAADETLAGIDGPKLLVVTAASNVTGELWPIAALAHIAHRHGARILVDAAQLVPHRRLNLTALDLDYVVFSGHKLYAPFGVGALIGRADWLSEAEPYLRGGGAVKAVDDDGAEWHTDPEARHEAGTPNVLGAIALAAACDALTATGWTTLLREEERLIGRLRAGLRTVEGVHELALWGPDHPRVGIVSFVVDGFTAREVAEVLSGTYGIGVRDGKFCAHPFVRHLLGAKDGGCDDVTASAVRASIGIGTTTEHVDRLVAALRDLVSRS is encoded by the coding sequence GTGTCCGCATTGACGATCTTCACTTCCGCCACCGCCGTCGAAACCGCCGAAACGGCCGTCCCCGCGACCCGCGTGTCCGACGACCGGCGCATCCCCGCCGTGCTCGGCTCGGACCTGGAGGTCCCGGTCAAGGGCGGCCGGCTCGTCCGCTACGCCAACCTCGACTACGCCGCCAGCGCGCCCTGTCTGGAGCCGGTCAGCGCCGCCGTCGCCGCCGCGCTCCCGGCCTACTCCAGCGTCCACCGCGGTGCCGGATACGCCTCCCAGCTCACCACGGCCCGCTACGAGCAGGCCCGGCACACCGTCCGCGCCTTCGCCGGGGCGCGCCCGGACGATGCGGTGATCTTCACCCGGAACACCACCGACGCGACCAACCTGCTGGCCCGCAGCCTGCCCGCAGGCACCACCACCGTGGTCTTCGACACCGAGCACCACGCCTCGCTCCTGCCCTGGGCCGACGCCGTACGGCTCGCGCCCCCCGCCTTCCCCGGCGAGGCGGTCCGCGCCGCCGACGAGACGCTGGCCGGGATCGACGGCCCCAAGCTGCTGGTCGTGACCGCGGCCTCCAACGTCACGGGCGAGCTCTGGCCGATCGCGGCCCTGGCCCACATCGCGCACCGCCACGGCGCCCGCATCCTCGTCGACGCCGCCCAGCTCGTCCCGCACCGCCGTCTCAACCTGACCGCGCTGGACCTGGACTACGTCGTCTTCTCCGGCCACAAGCTCTACGCCCCCTTCGGGGTGGGCGCCCTGATCGGCCGTGCCGACTGGCTGTCGGAGGCGGAGCCGTACCTGCGCGGCGGCGGCGCGGTGAAGGCCGTCGACGACGACGGGGCCGAGTGGCACACCGACCCGGAGGCCCGGCACGAGGCGGGCACCCCCAACGTCCTCGGTGCCATCGCCCTGGCCGCCGCCTGCGACGCGCTGACCGCCACCGGCTGGACCACGTTGCTCCGCGAGGAGGAGCGCCTCATCGGCCGCCTCCGGGCCGGGCTCCGCACCGTCGAGGGCGTCCACGAGCTGGCCCTGTGGGGGCCGGACCACCCCCGCGTCGGCATCGTCTCCTTCGTGGTGGACGGCTTCACCGCCCGCGAGGTCGCCGAGGTCCTCTCCGGGACGTACGGCATCGGCGTGCGCGACGGCAAGTTCTGCGCCCACCCCTTCGTCCGCCACCTCCTCGGCGCCAAGGACGGCGGCTGCGACGACGTCACCGCCTCCGCCGTCCGCGCCTCGATCGGGATCGGCACCACCACCGAGCACGTCGACCGTCTGGTCGCCGCCCTGCGGGATCTTGTCTCACGGAGCTGA
- a CDS encoding TerC family protein, translated as MDWVTNPEIWIGFVTLVGLEIVLGIDNIIFISILAGKLPPEQRDKARKLGLLAALVSRLALLLALSWVVKLTAPLFEVFSHPISGRDLILIFGGLFLLGKSVFEMHDSLEGKSGHAGAKVASSFTAVILQIMVLDIVFSLDSVITAVGMVDELGVMVAAVIVSVIVMLFASGPISRFVDKHPSIKMLALSFLVLIGVVLIAEGFEQHISKGYIYFAMAFSLAVELLNIRLRSKTNGEQPVELHQRYEADQKTES; from the coding sequence ATGGATTGGGTGACCAACCCGGAGATCTGGATAGGGTTTGTCACCCTCGTGGGCCTGGAGATCGTCCTGGGCATCGACAACATCATCTTCATCTCCATCCTGGCCGGGAAACTCCCGCCCGAGCAGCGTGACAAGGCCCGCAAGCTGGGTCTTCTCGCCGCCCTGGTCAGTCGGCTGGCGCTGCTGCTGGCGCTGTCATGGGTGGTGAAGCTCACCGCGCCGCTGTTCGAGGTCTTCAGCCACCCGATCTCGGGACGGGACCTGATTCTGATCTTCGGCGGGCTGTTCCTGCTGGGCAAGAGCGTCTTCGAGATGCACGACAGCCTTGAGGGCAAGTCGGGTCACGCCGGTGCCAAGGTCGCCTCCTCCTTCACCGCGGTGATCCTGCAGATCATGGTCTTGGACATCGTGTTCTCCCTCGACTCGGTGATCACCGCGGTCGGCATGGTCGACGAACTGGGCGTCATGGTCGCGGCCGTCATCGTCTCGGTCATCGTGATGCTCTTCGCCTCCGGTCCGATCAGCCGCTTCGTGGACAAGCACCCGAGCATCAAGATGCTCGCGCTGTCGTTCCTGGTGCTGATCGGCGTCGTGCTCATCGCCGAGGGGTTCGAACAGCACATCTCCAAGGGCTACATCTACTTCGCGATGGCGTTCTCGCTCGCCGTGGAGCTGCTGAACATCCGGCTGCGCAGCAAGACGAACGGGGAGCAGCCGGTCGAGCTGCACCAGCGCTACGAGGCGGACCAGAAGACCGAGTCCTGA
- the hpt gene encoding hypoxanthine phosphoribosyltransferase: protein MDAADMGKDISKVLIPEEELQAKIKEIASRIDEDYAGKDLLIVGVLKGAVMVMADLARALHLPVQMDWMAVSSYGAGTKSSGVVRVLKDLDTDIAGRHVLVVEDIIDSGLTLSWLVHNLKSRNPASVEICAALRKPDAVKVPIDVKYVGFDIPNEFVIGYGLDYAERYRNLPFIGTLAPHVYGAG from the coding sequence GTGGACGCAGCCGACATGGGCAAGGACATCTCCAAGGTCCTCATCCCGGAGGAAGAGCTCCAGGCCAAGATCAAGGAGATCGCGAGCCGGATCGACGAGGATTACGCGGGCAAGGACCTGCTGATCGTCGGTGTCCTCAAGGGGGCGGTCATGGTCATGGCCGATCTGGCCAGGGCCCTGCACCTGCCGGTTCAGATGGACTGGATGGCCGTCTCGTCCTACGGCGCGGGCACCAAGTCCTCGGGCGTCGTACGCGTCCTGAAGGACCTGGACACCGATATCGCCGGCCGCCACGTGCTGGTCGTCGAGGACATCATCGACTCCGGACTGACCCTGTCGTGGCTGGTGCACAACCTGAAGTCGCGGAATCCGGCCTCGGTGGAGATCTGCGCCGCGCTGCGCAAGCCGGACGCGGTCAAGGTGCCGATCGACGTGAAATACGTCGGGTTCGACATTCCGAATGAGTTCGTCATCGGTTACGGCCTCGACTACGCAGAGCGATACCGCAATCTTCCTTTCATCGGGACCCTTGCCCCGCACGTATATGGAGCGGGCTGA
- a CDS encoding nuclear transport factor 2 family protein, whose amino-acid sequence MSVDTTAVETVNQAFYTAIENADLDRMTEIWAEEIDGEQVSCVHPGWPIVNGRQEVLRSWALIMANTPYIQFVLTDVRVMVLGDVAVLTCEENILTAGDEGDSSFAAGKVVASNTFIRTSAGWRLWLHHGSPVLQGDEEEEEEAA is encoded by the coding sequence ATGAGCGTCGACACCACCGCCGTCGAGACGGTCAACCAGGCGTTCTACACCGCGATCGAGAACGCCGACCTCGACCGGATGACCGAGATCTGGGCCGAGGAGATCGACGGAGAGCAGGTGAGCTGCGTGCATCCGGGATGGCCGATCGTGAACGGCCGGCAGGAGGTGCTGCGCTCCTGGGCGCTCATCATGGCCAACACCCCCTACATCCAGTTCGTGCTGACCGACGTCCGGGTCATGGTCCTGGGCGACGTCGCCGTGCTCACCTGTGAGGAGAACATCCTCACCGCGGGCGACGAGGGCGACTCCAGCTTCGCCGCGGGCAAAGTGGTGGCCAGCAACACCTTCATCAGGACGTCGGCGGGATGGCGGCTCTGGCTGCACCACGGCTCGCCGGTGCTGCAAGGCGACGAGGAAGAGGAGGAGGAGGCCGCGTGA
- a CDS encoding GntR family transcriptional regulator, producing MILVVIEWRANQPRWVQIAAVIKQRIDGGVYAVDEQVPSEHQIVQEFGVARGTARKVLVRLREEGIVYAVRGLGNFVADPTADHQ from the coding sequence GTGATCCTTGTGGTGATCGAATGGCGCGCTAACCAGCCGCGATGGGTTCAGATTGCGGCCGTCATCAAACAGCGCATCGACGGGGGTGTCTACGCCGTCGACGAGCAGGTCCCGAGCGAGCATCAGATCGTCCAGGAGTTCGGTGTCGCTCGCGGCACGGCCCGCAAAGTCCTGGTGCGGCTACGCGAAGAAGGGATCGTCTACGCCGTTCGGGGGTTGGGCAACTTCGTGGCGGACCCGACCGCAGATCATCAATGA
- the folK gene encoding 2-amino-4-hydroxy-6-hydroxymethyldihydropteridine diphosphokinase — translation MRVVLALGSNLGDRFDTLQGALDSLFDAPGLDFVAVSPVYETEPVGGPEQGPYLNAVVIAQTTTVEPRALLERALGVENAFGRVRTERWGARTLDVDLITAGDIVSDDPELTLPHPRAHERAFVLVPWLQADPDATLSGRRVADLLAGLDQDDVRLRADLTLQRPV, via the coding sequence ATGAGGGTCGTGCTGGCGCTCGGCAGCAATCTGGGTGACCGGTTCGACACGTTGCAGGGCGCACTCGACTCCCTCTTCGACGCGCCCGGCCTCGACTTCGTCGCCGTGTCACCGGTCTACGAGACCGAGCCGGTCGGCGGTCCCGAGCAGGGACCGTACCTCAACGCGGTGGTGATCGCGCAGACCACCACCGTGGAGCCCCGGGCGCTCCTCGAACGCGCTCTGGGCGTGGAGAACGCCTTCGGCCGGGTCCGTACCGAGCGCTGGGGAGCGCGCACCCTGGACGTCGACCTGATCACGGCGGGGGACATCGTCTCGGACGACCCCGAGCTGACGCTGCCGCACCCCAGGGCGCACGAGCGCGCGTTCGTGCTGGTGCCCTGGTTGCAGGCCGACCCCGACGCGACACTGTCCGGTCGGCGGGTCGCCGACCTCCTGGCCGGGCTCGATCAGGACGACGTACGGCTCCGCGCCGACCTGACGTTGCAGAGGCCCGTGTGA
- the folE gene encoding GTP cyclohydrolase I FolE, which produces MSAKPLEVDSARIEKAVREILLAIGEDPDRDGLQDTPARVARAYAEQFAGLGQTPEDVLTTVFDVDHDEMVLVRDIEVYSTCEHHLVPFHGVAHIGYIPNEKGQVTGLSKLARLIDVYARRPQVQERMTSQVADALMRVLEPRGVIVVVECEHLCMTMRGVRKPGAKTITSAVRGDFRKSDKTRAEAMALILR; this is translated from the coding sequence GTGAGTGCCAAGCCGTTGGAGGTCGACTCGGCCCGGATCGAGAAGGCCGTTCGCGAGATTCTGCTCGCGATCGGTGAGGATCCGGACCGGGACGGTCTGCAGGACACCCCGGCCCGCGTCGCCCGCGCCTACGCGGAGCAGTTCGCCGGGCTGGGGCAGACCCCGGAAGACGTGCTGACCACGGTCTTCGACGTCGATCACGACGAGATGGTGCTCGTCCGCGACATCGAGGTCTACTCCACCTGCGAACACCACCTGGTGCCGTTCCACGGCGTCGCCCACATCGGCTACATCCCGAACGAGAAGGGTCAGGTCACCGGCCTGTCCAAGCTCGCCCGGCTGATCGACGTCTACGCCCGCCGCCCTCAGGTGCAGGAGCGGATGACCTCCCAGGTCGCCGACGCGCTCATGAGGGTGCTGGAGCCCCGCGGGGTCATCGTCGTGGTCGAGTGCGAACACCTCTGCATGACCATGCGCGGTGTCCGCAAGCCCGGCGCCAAGACCATCACCTCGGCCGTGCGCGGTGACTTCCGCAAGAGCGACAAGACCCGCGCCGAAGCGATGGCCCTCATCCTCCGCTGA
- the folP gene encoding dihydropteroate synthase has product MTTWNVPGMPDEGRCLVMGVVNVTPDSFSDGGRWFDPATAVRHGLELVEQGADIVDVGGESTRPGAARVSLEEELARVEPVIRELSREGVTVSVDTMRAEVAQAAVAAGAKLVNDVSGGLADPAMPRVVAESGVTYVVMHWRGHSHAMNSRAVYGDVVTEVREEISKRVASVLAEGVSEDQIVLDPGLGFSKNPEHNWALIAGIGRLAELGYPLIIGASRKRFLGRLLADPDGTPRPFSRSDDATLAVTALVAEAGAWCVRVHNVGPNADAVRVAAAVQGARA; this is encoded by the coding sequence ATGACTACGTGGAATGTGCCCGGCATGCCCGATGAGGGCCGATGCCTGGTTATGGGCGTGGTCAACGTGACCCCTGACTCGTTCTCCGACGGCGGCCGGTGGTTCGACCCGGCGACAGCCGTACGGCACGGCCTGGAGCTGGTCGAGCAGGGCGCCGACATCGTCGATGTGGGCGGTGAGTCCACCAGGCCCGGGGCGGCGCGGGTGTCGCTTGAGGAGGAGCTGGCCCGGGTCGAACCGGTCATCAGGGAGCTGAGCCGGGAAGGTGTCACGGTCAGTGTCGACACCATGCGGGCCGAGGTGGCGCAGGCGGCCGTGGCGGCCGGTGCGAAGCTGGTCAACGACGTCAGCGGCGGCCTGGCCGACCCGGCGATGCCACGGGTCGTCGCCGAGTCCGGAGTGACGTACGTGGTGATGCACTGGCGGGGACACAGCCATGCCATGAACAGCAGGGCGGTCTACGGCGACGTCGTGACCGAGGTGCGGGAGGAGATCTCCAAGCGGGTCGCCTCCGTGCTCGCCGAGGGGGTGTCCGAAGATCAGATCGTGCTGGACCCTGGACTGGGCTTCTCCAAGAACCCCGAGCACAACTGGGCTCTGATCGCGGGGATCGGCCGGCTCGCCGAGCTGGGCTACCCGCTCATCATCGGGGCCTCGCGGAAGCGTTTCCTGGGCCGGCTGCTCGCCGACCCGGACGGTACGCCGCGCCCTTTCAGTCGTAGTGACGACGCCACGCTCGCCGTGACCGCCCTTGTCGCAGAGGCCGGGGCATGGTGCGTGCGGGTGCACAACGTAGGCCCGAACGCGGACGCCGTCCGTGTGGCTGCCGCAGTTCAGGGAGCGAGAGCATGA
- the folB gene encoding dihydroneopterin aldolase, giving the protein MTDRITVKGLRARGRHGVLAAERELGQEFVVDATLFLDTAPAAAGDDLTRTVHYGELAQDLVKVVEGEPVDLIETLAQRLADVCLAREQVLSAEVSVHKPSAPIPLPFDDVIVTITRSRT; this is encoded by the coding sequence GTGACGGACCGGATCACGGTGAAGGGTCTGCGGGCACGGGGACGGCACGGCGTACTGGCCGCCGAGCGTGAGCTCGGCCAGGAGTTCGTCGTCGATGCCACGCTCTTCCTCGACACGGCGCCCGCCGCGGCCGGCGACGACCTCACCCGGACCGTGCACTACGGCGAGCTGGCCCAGGACCTGGTCAAGGTCGTGGAGGGCGAGCCGGTCGATCTGATCGAGACGCTGGCCCAGCGCCTGGCGGACGTCTGCCTGGCCCGCGAGCAGGTCCTGTCGGCGGAGGTGAGTGTGCACAAACCGTCTGCGCCGATCCCCCTACCGTTCGACGACGTGATCGTGACGATCACCCGGAGCCGGACATGA
- the ftsH gene encoding ATP-dependent zinc metalloprotease FtsH: MDLKRFTRGPLLWILGIVVLLLLVTTMWGGDSNYEKTDTSKIVSLIDEGKVSNATIIDKDQRIEVTTTDGKRYYSAWVTGQGVQLADRLQTAAKAQKLSKGYTVDVPRDSFLLSLLVSFLPIVVIVLLLLFVMNQMQGGGSRVMNFGKSKAKLITKDTPKTTFADVAGADEAIEELQEIKEFLQAPAKFQAIGAKIPKGVLLYGPPGTGKTLLARAVAGEAGVPFYSISGSDFVEMFVGVGASRVRDLFEQAKTNAPAIIFIDEIDAVGRHRGAGLGGGHDEREQTLNQLLVEMDGFDVKGGVILIAATNRPDILDPALLRPGRFDRQVTVDRPDLEGRKGILRVHGRGKPFAEGVDLDVIARRTPGFTGADLANVINEAALLTARADQKLISMEMLEESIDRVMAGPERKSRVMSDQEKKMIAYHEGGHALVAHALPNSDPVHKITILSRGRALGYTMTLPMEDKFLATRSEMMDQLAMLLGGRTAEELVFHEPTTGASNDIEKATSIARRMVTEYGMSEQLGARKFGSGNAEVFLGREMGHERDYSEKIASTIDEEVRRMIEAGHDQAWEILVEYRDVLDNLVLELMEKETLSRDQVLQIFAPVVVREKRPSYSGYGKRLPSDRPPILTPKEQSGNGALPAGTSHADSVPRDGN, encoded by the coding sequence ATGGATCTCAAGCGATTTACACGTGGGCCACTGCTGTGGATCCTGGGCATCGTCGTACTGCTCCTGCTCGTCACCACGATGTGGGGCGGCGACAGCAACTACGAGAAGACCGACACCTCGAAGATCGTCAGCTTGATCGACGAGGGCAAGGTCTCCAACGCCACGATCATCGACAAGGATCAGCGCATCGAGGTCACCACGACCGACGGCAAGCGCTACTACTCCGCGTGGGTGACCGGGCAGGGCGTTCAGCTCGCCGACCGGCTCCAGACCGCCGCCAAGGCGCAGAAGCTGAGCAAGGGCTACACCGTCGACGTGCCGAGGGACAGCTTCCTCCTCAGTCTTCTGGTGAGCTTCCTGCCGATCGTCGTCATCGTGCTGCTCCTCCTGTTCGTCATGAACCAGATGCAGGGCGGCGGCTCCCGGGTGATGAACTTCGGGAAGTCGAAGGCCAAGCTCATCACCAAGGACACGCCGAAGACCACCTTCGCCGACGTCGCGGGCGCGGACGAGGCCATCGAGGAGCTCCAGGAGATCAAGGAGTTCCTGCAGGCCCCGGCCAAGTTCCAGGCGATCGGCGCGAAGATCCCCAAGGGCGTCCTGCTCTACGGCCCCCCCGGAACCGGCAAGACCCTGCTCGCCAGGGCCGTCGCCGGTGAGGCCGGCGTGCCGTTCTACTCGATCTCCGGCTCCGACTTCGTCGAGATGTTCGTCGGTGTCGGCGCCTCGCGGGTCCGCGACCTGTTCGAGCAGGCCAAGACGAACGCACCGGCGATCATCTTCATCGACGAGATCGACGCGGTGGGCCGTCACCGCGGCGCCGGTCTCGGCGGCGGGCACGACGAGCGCGAGCAGACGCTGAACCAGCTCCTCGTCGAGATGGACGGCTTCGACGTCAAGGGCGGCGTGATCCTGATCGCCGCGACCAACCGGCCCGACATCCTGGACCCGGCGCTGCTCCGCCCGGGCCGCTTCGACCGGCAGGTCACCGTCGACCGCCCCGACCTGGAGGGCCGCAAGGGCATCCTCCGGGTGCACGGCCGCGGCAAGCCGTTCGCCGAGGGCGTCGACCTCGACGTCATCGCCCGCCGGACGCCCGGTTTCACCGGTGCCGACCTGGCCAACGTGATCAACGAGGCCGCGCTGCTCACCGCCCGCGCGGACCAGAAGCTGATCTCGATGGAGATGCTCGAGGAATCGATCGACCGGGTGATGGCGGGGCCGGAGCGCAAGTCCCGCGTCATGTCGGATCAGGAAAAGAAGATGATCGCGTACCACGAGGGCGGTCACGCCCTGGTCGCGCACGCGCTGCCCAACTCCGACCCGGTTCACAAGATCACGATCCTGTCCCGCGGCCGTGCCCTCGGTTACACGATGACGCTGCCGATGGAGGACAAGTTCCTCGCGACCCGCTCGGAGATGATGGACCAGCTCGCGATGCTGCTGGGCGGTCGCACGGCGGAGGAGCTCGTGTTCCACGAGCCGACCACCGGTGCCTCCAACGACATCGAGAAGGCCACCTCCATCGCCCGCCGCATGGTCACCGAGTACGGCATGAGCGAGCAGCTCGGCGCCCGCAAGTTCGGCTCCGGCAACGCCGAGGTCTTCCTCGGCCGGGAGATGGGTCACGAGCGCGACTACTCCGAGAAGATCGCTTCCACGATCGACGAGGAGGTGCGCCGCATGATCGAGGCCGGCCACGACCAGGCCTGGGAGATCCTCGTCGAATACCGCGACGTGCTGGACAACCTCGTGCTGGAGCTCATGGAGAAGGAGACGCTCTCCCGCGACCAGGTGCTGCAGATCTTCGCGCCGGTGGTCGTCAGGGAGAAGCGCCCCTCCTACTCCGGTTACGGCAAGCGGCTCCCCTCGGACCGCCCGCCGATTCTGACCCCGAAGGAGCAGTCCGGCAACGGCGCACTCCCCGCGGGTACGAGCCACGCGGACTCCGTGCCCAGGGACGGTAACTGA